The following are encoded in a window of uncultured Ilyobacter sp. genomic DNA:
- a CDS encoding branched-chain amino acid aminotransferase, with product MNKEINWKELGFSYIKADYNFISYYRDGKWDQGTLGTDDKITISQSSTCLHYGQQCFEGLKAYRHKNGEICMFRPDENSKRLNKSCERILMPTIPEEFFIESCKRVVKANERLVPPYGSGATLYIRPYVIGVGDNIGVSAAREYIFGIFVIPVGPYFKGGMSPVNFITSQYDRAAPMGTGSVKVGGNYAGSLMPHEEAVKQGYTDCIYLDPATHTKIEEVGAANFFGITRDNVFVTPKSPSILQSITRKSLIHIAENYLGMKVEERDVPIDSINEFIEAGACGTAAVISPIGAISHNGKKHVFYSETEVGEVTKKLYATLTGIQNGDIDAPKGWIEKVNL from the coding sequence ATGAATAAGGAGATTAACTGGAAAGAATTGGGGTTCAGCTATATAAAGGCGGACTATAATTTTATCTCATATTACAGAGATGGGAAGTGGGATCAAGGAACTCTAGGGACAGATGACAAGATAACGATAAGTCAGTCTTCTACTTGTCTTCACTATGGTCAGCAATGTTTCGAGGGTTTGAAGGCATACAGGCATAAAAATGGGGAAATATGCATGTTTAGACCTGATGAAAACTCAAAAAGGCTGAATAAAAGCTGTGAAAGAATACTGATGCCAACTATACCAGAGGAGTTTTTTATAGAATCCTGCAAGAGAGTGGTAAAGGCAAATGAAAGACTAGTTCCTCCATATGGAAGCGGTGCAACTCTTTATATAAGACCTTACGTTATAGGTGTCGGTGATAATATAGGGGTTTCAGCTGCTAGGGAGTATATATTTGGTATTTTTGTAATTCCTGTGGGACCCTACTTTAAAGGTGGGATGAGTCCAGTTAATTTTATAACTTCACAGTACGACAGGGCGGCTCCTATGGGAACAGGTTCTGTAAAAGTTGGAGGAAACTACGCGGGAAGTTTGATGCCTCACGAAGAAGCGGTAAAACAGGGATATACTGACTGTATATACTTAGATCCGGCTACCCATACAAAAATTGAAGAAGTTGGGGCAGCTAATTTCTTTGGGATAACAAGAGACAATGTTTTTGTCACACCTAAGTCACCGTCAATTTTACAGAGTATAACCAGAAAATCACTAATACACATTGCAGAAAACTATCTAGGAATGAAGGTAGAGGAAAGAGACGTACCTATAGACAGTATAAATGAGTTTATAGAGGCTGGTGCTTGTGGAACTGCAGCGGTAATATCGCCAATAGGAGCAATAAGCCATAATGGGAAAAAGCATGTTTTCTACAGTGAAACTGAAGTTGGAGAGGTTACAAAAAAATTATACGCAACCCTTACAGGTATACAAAACGGAGATATAGATGCTCCAAAAGGTTGGATAGAAAAGGTAAATTTATAA
- a CDS encoding DUF3870 domain-containing protein, whose amino-acid sequence MENKVLVTGYSKIPGGIAGSDVYSVIGLSLLIEADTGKILEADTNLVISLARRYINDILVGQKITDLALLEYRFKSEYHGSARKALIVAMKICYDRYLKALENRKALEEKI is encoded by the coding sequence ATGGAGAATAAAGTTTTAGTTACAGGATATTCAAAAATCCCAGGAGGAATTGCAGGTTCTGACGTCTATTCAGTAATTGGGCTGAGCTTATTGATAGAGGCCGACACCGGAAAAATATTAGAGGCAGATACCAACCTTGTAATCTCCCTAGCAAGGAGATATATAAATGACATTCTTGTGGGGCAGAAAATCACAGACCTTGCACTCCTAGAATACAGGTTTAAAAGCGAGTACCATGGCTCTGCAAGAAAGGCTCTCATTGTTGCTATGAAAATATGCTACGACAGATATCTTAAGGCTCTTGAAAACAGAAAGGCATTGGAGGAAAAAATTTAA